A genomic window from Salvia splendens isolate huo1 chromosome 11, SspV2, whole genome shotgun sequence includes:
- the LOC121753599 gene encoding germin-like protein subfamily 2 member 1 — MGVCRLLLLTALFLLTYTVSADPDMLQDLCVADLSSPVRVNGFTCKANIMADDFFFAGIGNPGLTNNSMGALVTGANVQRIPGLNTLGVSLARIDYAPGGLNPPHTHPRATEVVFVLEGQLDVGFITTANVLISKTIKQGDVFAFPKGLVHFQKNNGMVPAAVISAFNSQLPGTQSIATTLFAATPPVPDNVLAKAFMIGTEEVQEVKSRFAPKS, encoded by the exons ATGGGTGTTTGCAGGCTGCTTCTACTCACGGCTCTCTTCTTACTCACCTACACAGTTTCTGCTGATCCTGATATGCTTCAAGATCTTTGTGTTGCTGATCTCTCATCTc CGGTGAGAGTGAACGGGTTCACTTGCAAAGCAAACATAATGGCGGATGACTTCTTCTTTGCCGGAATCGGGAATCCGGGCCTCACCAACAACTCGATGGGGGCACTGGTGACCGGCGCCAACGTCCAGAGGATCCCAGGCCTCAACACGCTAGGCGTGTCCTTGGCGCGTATTGACTACGCGCCAGGGGGCCTGAACCCACCCCACACGCACCCACGCGCCACGGAGGTGGTGTTCGTGCTGGAGGGACAGCTGGACGTTGGATTCATCACCACGGCCAACGTGCTCATCTCCAAGACCATCAAGCAGGGGGACGTGTTCGCCTTCCCGAAGGGGCTCGTCCACTTCCAGAAGAACAACGGGATGGTCCCGGCCGCCGTCATCTCGGCCTTCAACAGCCAGCTCCCCGGCACGCAGTCCATCGCCACCACGCTCTTCGCTGCAACGCCGCCGGTGCCAGACAATGTCTTGGCCAAGGCCTTCATGATTGGGACCGAGGAAGTGCAGGAAGTCAAATCCAGGTTTGCTCCTAAGAGCTAA